The proteins below come from a single Cetobacterium sp. ZOR0034 genomic window:
- a CDS encoding alpha-glucosidase produces MWWKELVGYQIYPRSFKDSNGDGIGDLNGIIEKLDYLKELGIDLIWVSPFFKSPNDDNGYDISDYKDILEEFGNMSDFDRLLAEAHRRDMKLIIDLVINHTSDEHPWFIEARESKDNPKRDWYIWKEGKDDAEPNNWESIFKGSAWEHCSKTDEYYLHLFSKKQPDLNWENEDMRKEVYKMMNWWLDKGIDGFRVDAISHIKKAEGFPDMPNPLGKRYVDSFDMHMNVDGIQKYLKELKESTFDKYDIVTVGEANGVDAESSDEWVCSERGKFNMIFQFEHLKLWDYEGKAEFSPKAYKDVLNKWQIALKDKGWNALFIENHDIPRSTSTWGNDKEYWSESAKAFATAYFLQKGTPFIYQGQEIGMTNTNFDSLSEFKDVKSLNEGKEKLEAGVPEKDVLEILSNTSRDNSRTPMQWDDSENAGFTLGQPWLKVNENYRVINVKNQLNDKNSIYNYYKNLIKLKKESRTLIHGDFKLILESDEDVFAYLRESEDKKYLVLANLSKNEKTLDLSEFELKDENIVISNYQNMTRESKEFQIRAYESVVYKI; encoded by the coding sequence ATGTGGTGGAAAGAACTTGTGGGTTATCAAATCTATCCAAGAAGTTTTAAAGATTCTAATGGAGATGGAATTGGGGACTTAAATGGTATAATTGAAAAGTTAGATTACTTAAAAGAGTTAGGTATTGATTTGATTTGGGTATCTCCGTTTTTTAAGAGTCCAAATGATGATAATGGATATGACATCAGTGATTATAAAGATATTTTAGAAGAGTTTGGAAATATGTCAGATTTTGATAGATTGTTAGCTGAAGCTCATAGACGTGATATGAAACTTATAATTGATCTTGTTATAAATCATACAAGTGATGAGCACCCATGGTTTATAGAGGCCAGAGAATCAAAAGACAATCCAAAACGTGATTGGTATATTTGGAAAGAGGGAAAAGATGATGCTGAACCAAATAACTGGGAGAGTATATTTAAAGGATCAGCTTGGGAGCACTGCTCAAAAACAGATGAGTACTATCTTCATCTTTTCTCTAAAAAACAACCAGATCTGAATTGGGAAAATGAGGATATGAGAAAAGAAGTCTATAAAATGATGAATTGGTGGTTGGATAAAGGAATTGATGGATTTAGAGTAGATGCAATAAGTCATATAAAAAAAGCTGAAGGGTTTCCGGATATGCCAAATCCTCTGGGAAAGAGATATGTTGATTCTTTTGATATGCATATGAATGTGGATGGAATCCAAAAATACCTAAAAGAGCTAAAGGAGTCAACTTTTGATAAGTATGATATAGTTACAGTGGGAGAAGCGAATGGGGTAGATGCTGAAAGTTCCGATGAGTGGGTTTGTAGTGAAAGAGGAAAGTTCAATATGATATTCCAGTTTGAGCATCTAAAGTTATGGGATTATGAGGGGAAAGCAGAATTTTCTCCAAAAGCATATAAAGATGTTTTAAATAAGTGGCAGATAGCTTTAAAAGATAAGGGGTGGAATGCTCTTTTCATAGAGAATCATGATATACCAAGAAGTACATCGACATGGGGTAACGATAAGGAGTATTGGTCAGAATCAGCGAAAGCTTTTGCAACAGCATATTTTTTACAAAAGGGAACTCCTTTTATATACCAAGGACAAGAGATAGGTATGACTAATACAAATTTTGATTCGCTTTCAGAGTTTAAAGATGTAAAAAGTTTAAATGAAGGAAAAGAAAAACTAGAGGCTGGAGTACCGGAAAAAGATGTTTTGGAGATTTTATCAAATACGTCTAGAGATAACTCTAGAACTCCTATGCAATGGGATGATTCAGAGAATGCTGGATTCACTTTAGGACAACCTTGGTTAAAAGTAAACGAGAATTATAGAGTTATAAATGTAAAAAATCAACTGAATGATAAAAATTCTATTTACAACTATTATAAAAATTTGATAAAGTTAAAAAAAGAAAGCAGAACTTTAATACATGGAGATTTTAAACTGATTTTAGAAAGTGATGAGGATGTGTTTGCATATTTAAGAGAATCAGAAGATAAAAAATATTTGGTTTTAGCTAATCTGAGTAAAAATGAGAAGACTTTAGATCTTTCAGAGTTTGAATTAAAAGATGAAAACATAGTGATATCTAATTATCAGAATATGACTAGAGAATCTAAAGAGTTTCAGATTAGA